A region of Salirhabdus salicampi DNA encodes the following proteins:
- the addA gene encoding helicase-exonuclease AddAB subunit AddA, producing MKWTKEQERAIYTEGTDVLVAAAAGSGKTAVLVERIIQKLLKKENPLNIDELLVVTFTNAAAQEMRHRIGAALESALKEHPSSAHLKKQLSLLQRASISTLHSFCMEVIRKYSYQLDIDPHFRIADDVEADLIRQEVLEELFEEWYGKEGEEQEQFFAIVDRFSSDRSDMEVEELLLKLYDFAMQNPSPEQWLSEMTEMYNVTPDTREDDLAWMPIMKKDVQRQLQAMIAEANQALDITRESDGPYHYADAIDADIDKFERAAQLLTEGWESLYTFFHENSKFTTLSRKKVECNTSKQERVKDIRKRYKKRWEDLQKQWFSRSLTYYLQDLQQLHPVMKQLSKLVVEFHERYRSKKKEQAIVDFADLEHYCLNILLDSSSTASENIPSSVATQYQQQFREILVDEYQDTNLVQETILQLITAGEDGGDLFMVGDVKQSIYRFRHAEPTLFITKYKRFAHDDNDNVRIDLSRNFRSRHQVLSATNYIFRQILDEEVGEIQYDEDAELIFSNQIYEDLVTNNTEAELLIIDNNDDDKIDQNEDGEDFRDLQKAQIEARAYAEKIKQWIGQKDDQPLQVIDKQTEQLRNVQFRDIVILMRSMTWAPTIVEELKQQGIPVYAELSTGYFEAIEVKVMISLLKVIDNPQQDIPLASVLRSPIVGLDEDALAKIRLAAPKESYYVALKSYQRRGESEKLRHAVDRFLMKLETWRTRARQGSLSELIWDIYRETGYYDFVGGIPGGRQRQANLRALYDRARSYESTSFRGLFRFLRFVERMEERGEDLGAARALGEQEDVVRIMTIHKSKGLEFPVVIVGGMDKEFNQQDLRGKYLLHKDLGAGVKFVDPEKRIMYSTLPFNALKVAKQREMLAEEMRVLYVALTRAKEKLFMVGVVNDIEKRKKKWQLIIDHKDWVLPAYFRLDTLSYLNWVAPAILRHESGSALRENDHDINVASAIWEDRSAWKVTIEHAVTFTDPDTITKERKEDLETSIKEWQSPDQKGPFYDEVDQRFTFQYPFAKAAHYRAKQTVTELKRQREMKDEYSSDQLVKQFRRPIVKRPRFMQEEKKLTAAEKGSAMHTVMQHIPLTKTYTRDEVVDYVDQLVHRELLTKDEATVIDIQAIVSFFKTDMGKMILSASEVQREVPFSLGLPANEVYPDWQEDYTDEKVLLQGVIDCLIPTEKGYILLDYKTDSLPEELTEENIVSLKKRYELQLTLYKRAVENILQKPVQQAYLYFFDKSYLLKVIG from the coding sequence ATGAAATGGACTAAGGAACAGGAGCGGGCTATTTACACGGAAGGGACCGATGTACTTGTAGCTGCCGCAGCAGGGTCTGGAAAAACAGCAGTCTTAGTAGAGCGGATTATCCAAAAGTTATTAAAAAAGGAAAATCCATTGAACATTGATGAACTATTGGTTGTAACTTTCACAAATGCAGCTGCACAAGAGATGCGTCATCGAATTGGTGCTGCACTGGAATCGGCATTGAAAGAACATCCATCATCGGCACATTTAAAGAAGCAACTATCACTATTACAAAGGGCTAGTATATCCACCCTTCACTCCTTTTGTATGGAGGTCATAAGAAAATATAGTTATCAACTTGATATTGACCCGCATTTTCGAATTGCCGATGATGTGGAGGCGGATTTAATCCGCCAAGAAGTACTTGAAGAGTTATTTGAGGAATGGTATGGCAAAGAGGGAGAAGAACAAGAACAGTTTTTCGCAATTGTCGATCGCTTTTCAAGCGATCGAAGTGATATGGAAGTAGAAGAGCTGTTGTTAAAACTTTATGATTTTGCGATGCAAAACCCTTCACCAGAGCAATGGCTCTCCGAAATGACTGAAATGTACAATGTAACGCCTGATACACGAGAAGATGATTTAGCCTGGATGCCTATTATGAAAAAGGATGTACAGCGTCAATTGCAAGCCATGATTGCTGAAGCCAACCAAGCCTTAGATATAACGAGAGAGTCAGATGGTCCATATCATTATGCTGATGCAATTGACGCTGATATTGATAAGTTTGAGCGTGCGGCACAATTATTAACAGAAGGATGGGAATCTTTGTATACCTTTTTCCACGAAAATAGTAAGTTTACCACTCTTTCACGAAAAAAGGTAGAATGCAACACGAGTAAACAAGAACGTGTCAAAGACATTCGTAAAAGGTATAAGAAGAGATGGGAAGATTTACAGAAACAATGGTTTTCCCGTTCATTAACATACTATTTACAAGATTTACAACAGCTCCATCCGGTTATGAAACAGTTATCCAAGTTAGTAGTAGAGTTTCACGAGCGATATCGTTCAAAGAAAAAGGAACAAGCTATCGTTGATTTTGCCGATCTCGAGCACTATTGTTTAAATATCTTACTTGATTCATCATCGACTGCATCTGAAAATATACCATCATCTGTAGCGACACAGTATCAGCAGCAGTTTCGAGAAATTTTAGTTGATGAATATCAAGATACGAACCTCGTTCAGGAAACCATACTTCAGTTAATTACAGCTGGAGAAGATGGTGGAGACTTATTTATGGTTGGAGATGTGAAACAAAGTATTTACCGATTCCGCCATGCCGAACCGACCCTTTTTATTACAAAATATAAACGGTTTGCCCATGATGATAATGATAATGTTCGCATTGATTTATCAAGGAACTTCCGAAGCCGACACCAAGTTTTATCGGCAACGAATTATATTTTCCGGCAAATATTGGACGAGGAAGTAGGAGAAATCCAATATGATGAGGATGCCGAACTAATCTTTAGCAACCAGATTTATGAAGATCTTGTTACGAATAACACTGAAGCGGAATTACTCATCATCGATAACAACGACGATGACAAAATTGACCAAAATGAAGACGGAGAAGATTTTCGTGACTTACAAAAGGCACAAATCGAAGCAAGGGCTTATGCAGAAAAAATCAAGCAGTGGATCGGACAAAAAGATGACCAGCCGCTACAAGTGATTGATAAACAAACGGAACAGCTTCGCAATGTACAATTTCGGGATATTGTTATCCTCATGAGATCGATGACGTGGGCACCGACAATAGTTGAAGAGTTAAAGCAGCAAGGGATCCCTGTTTATGCAGAACTGTCAACAGGTTACTTTGAGGCAATTGAAGTAAAGGTCATGATCAGTCTGTTGAAAGTTATTGATAATCCGCAACAAGATATTCCTTTAGCATCTGTCCTTCGCTCACCAATTGTCGGTCTTGATGAAGACGCATTAGCGAAAATACGGTTAGCAGCCCCAAAAGAGAGCTATTATGTTGCGTTGAAATCTTACCAACGTAGAGGTGAGAGTGAAAAATTAAGACATGCCGTAGATCGCTTTCTGATGAAGCTGGAGACGTGGAGAACAAGGGCGCGACAAGGATCACTTTCTGAGCTTATTTGGGATATTTACCGTGAAACAGGATATTACGATTTCGTAGGTGGTATACCTGGAGGGAGACAACGACAAGCGAATTTACGTGCTTTATATGACCGAGCACGCTCCTATGAATCCACTTCGTTTAGAGGGCTTTTCCGGTTCTTACGTTTTGTTGAAAGGATGGAAGAGCGTGGCGAAGACTTAGGTGCTGCACGTGCTTTAGGGGAGCAGGAAGATGTTGTACGGATTATGACGATTCATAAAAGTAAAGGACTTGAGTTTCCGGTTGTGATCGTAGGTGGTATGGACAAGGAATTTAACCAGCAAGATTTACGAGGTAAATATTTGCTTCATAAAGACCTAGGTGCAGGTGTTAAGTTTGTAGACCCTGAAAAACGGATTATGTATTCAACTTTACCGTTTAATGCTTTAAAGGTCGCTAAACAACGGGAAATGTTAGCTGAAGAAATGCGTGTGTTATATGTCGCACTGACGAGAGCAAAGGAAAAACTGTTTATGGTTGGTGTAGTAAATGATATTGAAAAGAGAAAGAAGAAATGGCAGCTCATTATAGATCATAAAGATTGGGTGCTACCTGCCTACTTTCGTCTTGATACGCTTTCCTACCTTAATTGGGTTGCACCAGCGATATTACGCCACGAATCTGGTTCTGCTTTACGGGAAAATGACCATGACATAAATGTAGCTAGTGCAATATGGGAGGACAGGTCAGCTTGGAAAGTGACGATTGAACACGCTGTAACGTTTACAGATCCTGACACTATCACGAAAGAACGTAAGGAAGATTTAGAAACATCTATTAAGGAGTGGCAATCACCTGATCAAAAAGGCCCGTTTTATGATGAAGTTGATCAACGGTTTACTTTTCAGTATCCTTTTGCCAAAGCAGCTCACTATCGCGCAAAACAAACGGTAACGGAGTTGAAACGACAACGGGAGATGAAGGATGAATATAGCAGTGATCAGTTGGTAAAACAGTTTCGTCGTCCAATTGTGAAGCGACCCCGCTTTATGCAGGAGGAAAAAAAGTTAACTGCTGCAGAAAAGGGAAGTGCGATGCATACAGTTATGCAACATATACCACTAACCAAAACATATACGAGGGACGAAGTAGTAGATTATGTTGATCAATTAGTTCACCGTGAATTACTTACAAAAGATGAAGCAACAGTTATAGATATTCAAGCTATTGTTTCCTTTTTTAAGACGGATATGGGTAAGATGATTCTGTCTGCTTCAGAAGTACAACGGGAAGTACCGTTTAGTTTGGGATTACCGGCTAATGAAGTCTACCCCGATTGGCAAGAAGATTATACAGACGAAAAAGTGCTGCTTCAAGGTGTGATTGATTGTCTAATACCGACGGAAAAAGGGTACATCTTGTTAGATTATAAAACGGATTCACTTCCCGAGGAATTGACAGAAGAGAATATTGTTTCATTAAAAAAACGTTATGAACTCCAACTAACTTTGTATAAAAGGGCAGTGGAGAATATATTACAAAAACCCGTCCAACAGGCATATTTATACTTTTTTGATAAGTCATATTTGTTGAAAGTAATCGGCTAA
- a CDS encoding MFS transporter, producing MLKKSAISCSVLIICGIFIASNIYTMLPLQHMIADQFAVSLQSTSLASFCFVFTYAFGLLIFGICTDKYNERSILLIGMLILSVITFATTFVKMQYTLLLVCRTLQGFFAASFAPAAFSYIFRFYSKSLQTVSIALLNTGFLFAGIFGQIISAYFAFQYTFSSVFYMFAIFYVICLISLFLTLQHSDKKTQPNARLLKHIVTLIRFSPLQKLYITAFFLLFTIMLFYSGLELYLVLHEQLFSYTLQTFRMVSLVGIVPAFFARQLVDRYGAIQVLIYSLLLMAFGFMFPMIHLHAWTITVASISMIASTSLTIPMVVILVGRFAPSAKGRAISLYSFTLLTGASFGSIVSPFIPFPLILATIFLMFICLAQLIRLLRKQEKRLISH from the coding sequence ATGTTAAAGAAGTCCGCCATTAGTTGTTCCGTTCTCATCATTTGTGGAATTTTTATTGCGAGCAATATTTATACGATGCTGCCACTTCAGCATATGATTGCAGATCAATTCGCAGTTTCACTACAATCTACATCGCTAGCTAGTTTTTGTTTCGTGTTTACGTATGCCTTTGGGTTACTCATTTTTGGCATCTGTACAGACAAATATAATGAGCGGTCCATCCTACTAATAGGGATGCTCATTTTATCAGTTATCACCTTTGCCACTACTTTTGTAAAAATGCAGTATACGCTCCTTCTTGTATGCAGAACGTTACAAGGTTTTTTTGCTGCAAGCTTTGCTCCTGCAGCGTTTAGTTATATTTTTCGATTTTATTCAAAATCCCTTCAAACGGTATCTATTGCCTTATTAAATACAGGATTTCTTTTTGCTGGAATCTTCGGGCAAATCATATCTGCTTATTTTGCGTTTCAATATACGTTTTCGTCCGTGTTTTATATGTTTGCGATTTTCTACGTAATTTGCTTAATTTCTTTGTTTCTTACTCTTCAGCACTCCGACAAAAAAACTCAACCGAATGCTCGATTACTTAAACATATTGTAACATTAATTCGATTTTCACCATTACAAAAATTGTATATTACCGCCTTTTTCCTGCTGTTTACGATCATGTTATTTTATAGTGGTTTAGAATTATATTTAGTCCTTCATGAACAATTATTTTCTTACACCTTGCAAACATTTCGAATGGTCAGCCTTGTAGGCATAGTCCCCGCCTTTTTTGCACGTCAGCTTGTCGATCGTTACGGAGCTATCCAAGTACTCATTTATAGCTTGCTCCTTATGGCATTCGGATTTATGTTTCCAATGATTCATTTACACGCATGGACAATTACGGTTGCTTCCATATCTATGATTGCTTCAACGTCCTTAACGATACCTATGGTTGTTATCCTTGTCGGAAGATTTGCACCATCAGCTAAAGGTAGAGCAATTTCACTATATTCATTTACTCTTTTAACTGGTGCAAGTTTCGGAAGTATTGTTTCCCCTTTTATACCTTTTCCTCTTATTTTAGCAACCATTTTCCTTATGTTCATATGTCTTGCTCAACTTATTCGTCTTCTTCGAAAGCAAGAGAAGAGACTGATCTCACATTAA
- the addB gene encoding helicase-exonuclease AddAB subunit AddB — protein sequence MTLRFVLGRSGTEKGEFCLQEIEQKLKGNPEGKPILYIVPDQMTFQQEYRLLKRGIDGTIRAQVFSFSRLAWRVFQETGGGTKKFITSTGIQMMLRKITEERDGEWKVFQKAMEKQGFMEQLESMITEFKRYRITPEDLMTFTNELGQYVHQHEHEKTLQHKLTDLAYIYEQLIAALREHYIDSEDQLDLLARKIEEASFLNGAEVYLDGFYRFTPQELMVIEALIKKVDHVTITLTHDLQHTDSADELDLFYQTKQTYQQILEVAEHLQVQQEEPIVLKPEKSRFMDKPYFAHLEKHFDEHPTKVYDSEAPIKLAQAVHPRAEVEGVAQEVLRLVRDEGYRYKDMAILIRNADVYHDVIQAIFTDYEIPVFLDEKRTMLNHPLIELIRSILDVIEGNWRYDAVFRVLKTDFIPKTDYDHPLDQEAVDELENYVLEYGIRTREKWMNEKTWIYRRFRGFDAGGQTSKEKEKEERINRLRRQVVAALGPFDDKLRKEGTVKEKCATIFRWLEQLGVPETLEQWRNQYDESGEIERAREQEQVWDAVIQLFDEMVEMLGEEDMTLSVFRTTLETGFESLNFAHVPPSMDHAIVASVDRSRISNVKCAFLLGVNEGVWPQKPTVDGMISDEERSLLLENGISLADGGNRQLLDDRFYVYLAFTTPSDYLWISYPLSDEEGKAKTPSPLINRIKEMFPKVEETLLLEDEDEQNPYRFITVPQKARSILTNQLAKHLRGYPIHDVYWDVLKWFIENEPAEGESKRVMMSLFYENKPTLLTADTAKKVYPELVQTSVSRLETYYKCGYQYFAKYTLGLQDRQIYKLDAPDIGSLFHEALKKITEWLLQDGKTFKDLTKKEIYHYAKQAIEQLSPILQHQILFSSNRYQYILRKLEKVVVRAANILAEQAKRSDFSPAGIELGFGQKEQLPPLYLDLPDGYKLELRGRIDRVDKAEIGDDVYLRIIDYKSSAKDLNLLEVYYGLSLQMLAYLDVVLTNAEKWIGKSASPAGVLYFHVHDPLISEPKSFNMSDIEDEMFKKFKMKGLLLEDENIVKKMDMDLATGASDIVPVGLKKDGSFRKGSKTIEQALFNRLNQYVRQLMTSAGTEIVNGKVDLNPFQQDQQTACTFCSFKSLCQFDATLEENEFRILKKREDEDILQELEEKEGGGSHEMD from the coding sequence ATGACATTACGTTTCGTATTAGGTAGGTCCGGGACCGAAAAAGGGGAGTTTTGCCTTCAAGAAATTGAACAAAAGTTAAAAGGAAATCCTGAAGGCAAACCTATTCTTTACATCGTGCCGGACCAGATGACCTTTCAGCAAGAATATCGTTTACTAAAGCGTGGGATTGATGGGACAATTCGTGCGCAAGTGTTTAGTTTTTCCCGTTTGGCATGGAGAGTGTTTCAGGAAACAGGTGGAGGTACGAAGAAATTTATTACATCTACCGGTATTCAAATGATGCTAAGAAAAATAACAGAAGAGCGGGACGGGGAATGGAAAGTCTTCCAAAAGGCGATGGAAAAGCAAGGGTTCATGGAACAACTTGAGAGTATGATTACAGAATTTAAGAGATATCGTATTACTCCAGAAGATCTTATGACGTTTACAAATGAGTTAGGCCAATATGTTCATCAGCACGAACATGAAAAGACATTGCAACATAAGCTGACAGATCTTGCCTACATTTATGAACAATTAATAGCCGCTTTGAGAGAACATTATATTGATAGTGAAGATCAACTCGATTTACTGGCGAGGAAAATAGAAGAGGCATCTTTCTTGAATGGAGCTGAAGTATATTTAGATGGGTTTTATCGATTTACTCCTCAAGAACTAATGGTAATTGAAGCATTGATAAAGAAGGTGGATCATGTAACGATTACGCTAACTCATGACTTGCAGCACACCGATAGTGCTGACGAACTTGATTTATTTTATCAAACAAAACAAACGTACCAACAGATACTAGAAGTAGCCGAGCATCTTCAAGTACAACAAGAAGAACCAATTGTCTTGAAACCCGAAAAGTCCCGGTTTATGGACAAGCCATATTTTGCCCATTTGGAGAAGCATTTTGATGAGCACCCTACGAAAGTTTACGACAGTGAGGCACCTATAAAACTTGCGCAAGCAGTTCACCCAAGAGCGGAAGTGGAAGGTGTCGCACAGGAAGTTTTACGTTTAGTACGTGATGAAGGTTATCGATACAAGGACATGGCTATATTAATTCGTAATGCTGATGTGTATCACGACGTTATACAAGCCATTTTCACAGATTACGAGATTCCAGTCTTTTTAGATGAGAAGCGAACGATGTTAAACCATCCTCTCATCGAGTTGATCCGTTCGATATTGGATGTGATCGAGGGAAACTGGCGTTACGATGCTGTGTTCCGTGTATTAAAAACCGATTTCATTCCAAAAACAGATTATGATCACCCATTAGATCAGGAAGCTGTTGATGAGTTAGAAAACTATGTTTTAGAATACGGCATCCGAACCAGGGAGAAATGGATGAATGAAAAAACGTGGATTTATCGACGTTTTCGTGGCTTTGATGCTGGGGGGCAAACAAGTAAGGAGAAGGAAAAGGAAGAACGAATTAATCGTTTGCGCCGACAAGTAGTAGCAGCTCTAGGCCCTTTTGATGACAAACTTCGTAAAGAGGGAACTGTAAAAGAAAAATGTGCAACGATATTCCGTTGGTTAGAACAATTAGGCGTCCCTGAAACATTAGAACAGTGGCGTAATCAATATGATGAGTCAGGAGAGATTGAAAGAGCAAGAGAACAAGAGCAAGTATGGGATGCTGTTATCCAACTGTTTGACGAAATGGTTGAAATGTTAGGCGAAGAAGACATGACGCTATCAGTATTTCGTACGACATTGGAAACAGGTTTTGAATCATTAAATTTTGCTCATGTTCCTCCAAGTATGGACCATGCAATTGTCGCTAGTGTGGATCGTTCTCGTATTTCTAATGTAAAATGTGCCTTCTTACTAGGTGTAAATGAAGGGGTTTGGCCGCAGAAGCCAACAGTCGATGGCATGATCTCTGATGAAGAGCGCTCATTGTTATTAGAGAATGGCATCTCTCTAGCTGATGGGGGCAATCGTCAACTCCTTGATGATCGGTTTTACGTATATTTAGCGTTTACTACACCATCAGATTATTTATGGATCAGCTACCCGCTAAGTGATGAAGAAGGAAAAGCGAAAACACCGTCTCCTTTAATAAATCGAATAAAAGAAATGTTTCCGAAAGTTGAGGAAACATTATTACTTGAGGATGAAGATGAGCAAAATCCATACCGTTTTATTACAGTCCCACAAAAGGCCCGATCGATTTTAACGAACCAGCTAGCTAAGCATTTACGAGGCTATCCGATACACGATGTGTATTGGGACGTCCTTAAATGGTTTATAGAAAACGAACCTGCTGAAGGTGAATCGAAGCGGGTTATGATGAGTCTGTTTTATGAGAACAAGCCAACTCTCTTAACAGCTGATACAGCAAAGAAGGTTTACCCTGAATTAGTGCAAACAAGTGTGTCCCGTTTAGAGACGTACTACAAATGTGGATATCAATATTTCGCTAAATATACACTAGGCCTACAAGATAGACAAATTTATAAATTGGACGCCCCAGATATTGGTTCACTGTTCCATGAAGCCTTGAAAAAAATTACCGAATGGTTATTACAAGATGGGAAAACATTTAAAGATTTAACGAAAAAAGAAATATACCATTATGCGAAACAGGCAATTGAACAATTGTCGCCAATATTACAACATCAAATTTTATTTAGCTCAAATCGTTATCAATATATTTTACGCAAGTTAGAAAAGGTCGTCGTTCGTGCTGCAAATATTTTAGCAGAACAGGCGAAGCGATCTGATTTCTCCCCTGCTGGAATTGAATTAGGGTTCGGGCAAAAGGAACAGCTTCCGCCGTTGTACTTGGACTTACCCGATGGATACAAATTAGAATTGCGGGGACGAATTGACCGTGTTGATAAAGCGGAAATTGGTGATGATGTTTATTTGCGCATTATTGATTACAAATCTAGCGCCAAAGATTTAAACCTCTTAGAAGTGTACTATGGATTATCATTACAAATGCTTGCTTATTTAGATGTGGTACTGACGAATGCAGAGAAATGGATCGGAAAATCAGCAAGTCCTGCTGGAGTTCTTTATTTTCATGTTCATGATCCGCTTATTTCAGAGCCAAAGTCCTTTAACATGAGTGATATTGAAGATGAAATGTTTAAGAAGTTTAAGATGAAGGGCTTACTGTTAGAAGATGAAAATATAGTGAAAAAAATGGACATGGACCTTGCAACTGGTGCGAGCGATATTGTTCCAGTAGGGCTGAAGAAAGATGGTAGTTTCAGAAAAGGATCCAAAACGATTGAACAAGCCCTATTTAATCGGTTAAACCAATATGTACGTCAATTAATGACCTCTGCTGGTACAGAAATTGTCAATGGGAAAGTAGACTTAAACCCGTTTCAGCAAGATCAACAGACTGCATGTACGTTTTGTTCATTCAAGTCCTTATGCCAATTCGATGCAACGTTAGAAGAAAACGAGTTTCGGATATTGAAAAAACGAGAAGATGAAGACATTTTACAAGAATTAGAAGAAAAGGAGGGAGGGGGATCACATGAAATGGACTAA
- a CDS encoding spore gernimation protein GerPD → MNFTVHNYGLHVDHVRITGVSSSSLFLVGDMNKVKLSSMYDTPPESYVVTSNVPLRRR, encoded by the coding sequence ATGAATTTTACTGTTCATAATTACGGTTTACATGTTGACCATGTTCGAATTACAGGTGTATCATCATCCTCCCTGTTTTTAGTGGGAGATATGAATAAAGTTAAACTATCTTCAATGTATGATACACCTCCTGAATCTTATGTAGTGACATCGAATGTTCCTTTAAGAAGGAGATAA
- a CDS encoding spore germination protein, with the protein MPSMVGPVKINSNDSGVVNFGDSFYVSPKSTAKTNSGSGSFSTGDFICTNNFISTTNPFDPDFQDSNSAGNA; encoded by the coding sequence ATGCCCTCAATGGTTGGACCGGTAAAAATTAATAGTAATGATAGTGGTGTTGTAAACTTTGGTGATTCATTTTACGTATCACCGAAAAGTACAGCAAAAACAAACTCAGGTTCTGGATCATTTAGTACTGGTGATTTTATCTGTACGAACAACTTTATCAGTACAACGAACCCGTTTGACCCAGATTTCCAAGATTCAAACAGCGCTGGAAATGCATAA
- a CDS encoding spore germination protein GerPE: protein MKRNSKVDHIYINSISESSIFQIGDGKHATPNIDALAVQKEGAVYQTDAFPLSQYPIFSRPFPEIVDVPGVYARFIHHNRSIHVRSLDFEGVAGSSIVQIGSLGEVDARAKTKHIRIIQEKVSNTSNSEA, encoded by the coding sequence ATGAAACGAAATTCTAAAGTAGACCACATCTATATCAACTCAATTAGTGAAAGCTCAATCTTTCAAATTGGGGATGGCAAACATGCAACACCTAACATAGATGCACTAGCCGTTCAAAAAGAAGGGGCGGTTTATCAAACAGATGCATTTCCATTATCCCAATATCCTATTTTTTCAAGGCCGTTCCCAGAAATTGTAGATGTACCAGGGGTATACGCGCGATTTATTCATCATAATCGAAGCATACATGTACGCTCTCTAGACTTTGAGGGTGTTGCTGGTTCTTCTATTGTACAAATTGGTTCCTTAGGTGAAGTAGATGCACGTGCAAAAACGAAGCACATTCGCATCATTCAAGAAAAGGTATCGAACACTTCCAATTCTGAAGCATAA
- a CDS encoding manganese catalase family protein yields MFYHIKELQHEAKPSRPDPVYAKKLQEVLGGQFGEITVMMQYLFQGFNCRADSKYRDLLLDIGTEEIAHVEMLATLIARLLDNAPVKEQEEAAKNPVMEAVLGGMNPQHAIVTGLGATAKDSVGYPWNANYTIASGNLLADFRANLNAESQGRLQVVRLYEISDDPGVKDTLSFLIARDTAHQNQWKAAIAELENREKDIVVPTTFPRKLEKQAVAYDLYNFSRGDESANGPWAQGIAPDGKGQFRYYHSPPAYGPKPLLIPAPYYIHDTMPPMSKM; encoded by the coding sequence ATGTTTTATCATATTAAGGAACTTCAACATGAAGCAAAGCCCTCTAGACCAGATCCGGTCTATGCAAAGAAATTGCAAGAAGTGTTAGGTGGACAATTTGGAGAAATTACTGTAATGATGCAATACCTTTTTCAAGGGTTCAACTGTCGTGCTGATTCAAAATACCGAGACCTTCTTTTAGATATTGGTACAGAAGAAATAGCCCATGTTGAAATGTTAGCCACTTTAATTGCTCGACTATTAGACAATGCTCCAGTTAAGGAACAAGAAGAAGCAGCTAAAAATCCTGTCATGGAGGCTGTTTTAGGAGGCATGAATCCTCAACATGCCATTGTAACAGGTTTAGGTGCTACAGCTAAAGACAGTGTAGGATATCCGTGGAATGCTAATTATACAATTGCAAGTGGGAATCTGTTAGCTGATTTCCGTGCAAATTTAAATGCAGAATCACAAGGACGTTTGCAAGTTGTTCGTTTATATGAAATTTCAGACGACCCAGGTGTAAAAGATACATTATCCTTTTTAATAGCACGTGACACTGCCCATCAAAATCAATGGAAAGCCGCAATTGCTGAGTTAGAAAATCGAGAAAAAGATATTGTTGTACCAACAACTTTCCCACGAAAATTAGAAAAGCAGGCGGTTGCATATGACCTTTATAACTTCTCAAGAGGAGATGAAAGTGCAAATGGCCCATGGGCACAAGGTATCGCGCCTGATGGAAAAGGACAATTCCGTTACTATCACTCTCCTCCTGCTTATGGTCCAAAGCCACTATTGATTCCAGCACCGTACTATATCCACGATACAATGCCACCGATGTCAAAGATGTAA
- a CDS encoding TVP38/TMEM64 family protein, whose amino-acid sequence MSLQVNSFSDFKQIIENDQLDAYVMQLLDSYEKLGPLPGILLPLLEALLPFLPLIVFVLANSMAYGLFEGFLYSWLGSVLGAIIVFFIIRRLGETKFFRFIRNHKQVQKVTFWFEKHGFGPLFILLCFPFSPSAIINTVAALSRIKFQQFILAVVLGKAVMIFTIAYVGASIKSFATQPVKSIVVGICILLFWMVGKIIEKRLQQKSNNANEN is encoded by the coding sequence ATGTCATTACAAGTGAACAGTTTTTCTGATTTTAAACAAATTATTGAAAATGACCAATTAGATGCTTATGTCATGCAGCTTCTTGATAGCTATGAAAAGTTAGGTCCACTGCCAGGTATTTTATTACCTTTATTGGAGGCACTTCTACCTTTTTTACCTTTAATTGTTTTCGTTCTGGCCAATTCCATGGCTTATGGTTTGTTTGAAGGGTTCTTATATTCATGGCTAGGTTCAGTATTAGGCGCAATTATTGTGTTTTTTATCATTAGAAGATTGGGTGAAACAAAGTTCTTTCGATTTATTCGAAACCATAAACAAGTACAAAAGGTAACATTTTGGTTTGAAAAACATGGATTCGGACCTTTATTTATTTTATTATGTTTTCCTTTTTCACCATCAGCCATCATCAATACAGTAGCTGCCTTATCAAGAATAAAATTTCAACAATTCATCCTAGCGGTTGTCCTCGGTAAAGCGGTGATGATTTTTACAATCGCTTATGTAGGCGCAAGTATTAAATCGTTTGCCACACAACCGGTGAAATCAATTGTAGTCGGGATATGTATCTTGTTGTTTTGGATGGTCGGTAAAATTATTGAAAAAAGGTTACAACAAAAATCGAATAACGCAAATGAAAATTGA